In the genome of Coturnix japonica isolate 7356 chromosome 19, Coturnix japonica 2.1, whole genome shotgun sequence, one region contains:
- the CRYBA1 gene encoding beta-crystallin A3 isoform X1 codes for MGEAAVPPELDTFPAAKMAQTNPLPVPMGPWKNVRSRGRENRQPQPCHLPVPEGLHSSLRTVLLPQELTLGITVYDQENFQGKRMEFTSACPNIMECGFDNIRSLKVECGAWVGYEHTGFCGQQFILERGEYPRWDAWSGSNAYHIERLMSFRPVCSANHKESKITVYEKDNFIGRQWEISDDYPSLQAMGWANNEVGSMKIPCGAWVCYQYPGYRGYQYVLEADHHGGDYKHWREWGSHAQTSQIQSIRRIQQ; via the exons ATGGGCGAAGCAGCTGTACCGCCTGAGCTAG aCACCTTTCCAGCAGCAAAGATGGCTCAGACAAACCCTCTGCCTGTCCCCATGGGCCCATGGAAG AACGTTCGGAGCAGAGGCCGGGAGAACCGCCAGCCACAGCCCTGCCACCTGCCCGTCCCAGAAGGGCTCCACTCCTCTCTCCGGAcggtgctgctgccccaggaACTGACCTTAGGg ATCACCGTGTACGACCAAGAAAACTTCCAGGGCAAGAGGATGGAGTTCACCTCCGCCTGTCCAAACATCATGGAGTGTGGGTTTGACAACATCCGCTCCCTAAAGGTGGAATGTGGCGC ctgggTTGGTTATGAGCACACCGGCTTCTGTGGGCAGCAGTTCATCCTGGAGAGGGGCGAGTACCCGCGCTGGGACGCCTGGAGCGGCAGCAATGCCTACCACATCGAGCGCCTCATGTCCTTCCGCCCCGTCTGCTCTGCT AATCACAAGGAATCCAAGATCACTGTCTACGAGAAAGACAACTTCATCGGCCGCCAGTGGGAGATCAGCGACGACTACCCCTCGCTGCAGGCCATGGGCTGGGCCAACAACGAAGTGGGCTCCATGAAGATCCCCTGCGGCGC CTGGGTTTGCTACCAGTATCCCGGGTACCGTGGCTACCAGTACGTCCTGGAGGCCGACCACCACGGGGGAGACTACAAGCACTGGAGAGAGTGGGGCTCGCACGCCCAGACCTCCCAGATCCAGTCTATCAGGCGCATCCAGCAGTAG
- the CRYBA1 gene encoding beta-crystallin A3 isoform X2, with the protein MGEAAVPPELDTFPAAKMAQTNPLPVPMGPWKITVYDQENFQGKRMEFTSACPNIMECGFDNIRSLKVECGAWVGYEHTGFCGQQFILERGEYPRWDAWSGSNAYHIERLMSFRPVCSANHKESKITVYEKDNFIGRQWEISDDYPSLQAMGWANNEVGSMKIPCGAWVCYQYPGYRGYQYVLEADHHGGDYKHWREWGSHAQTSQIQSIRRIQQ; encoded by the exons ATGGGCGAAGCAGCTGTACCGCCTGAGCTAG aCACCTTTCCAGCAGCAAAGATGGCTCAGACAAACCCTCTGCCTGTCCCCATGGGCCCATGGAAG ATCACCGTGTACGACCAAGAAAACTTCCAGGGCAAGAGGATGGAGTTCACCTCCGCCTGTCCAAACATCATGGAGTGTGGGTTTGACAACATCCGCTCCCTAAAGGTGGAATGTGGCGC ctgggTTGGTTATGAGCACACCGGCTTCTGTGGGCAGCAGTTCATCCTGGAGAGGGGCGAGTACCCGCGCTGGGACGCCTGGAGCGGCAGCAATGCCTACCACATCGAGCGCCTCATGTCCTTCCGCCCCGTCTGCTCTGCT AATCACAAGGAATCCAAGATCACTGTCTACGAGAAAGACAACTTCATCGGCCGCCAGTGGGAGATCAGCGACGACTACCCCTCGCTGCAGGCCATGGGCTGGGCCAACAACGAAGTGGGCTCCATGAAGATCCCCTGCGGCGC CTGGGTTTGCTACCAGTATCCCGGGTACCGTGGCTACCAGTACGTCCTGGAGGCCGACCACCACGGGGGAGACTACAAGCACTGGAGAGAGTGGGGCTCGCACGCCCAGACCTCCCAGATCCAGTCTATCAGGCGCATCCAGCAGTAG